GCCCTGGCGGGATGAATTGGGTCTAATGGTCTTTTTTCTGTGTCTAAAACAAATACTTTGGACATAATGTTCTGCTCATTCGAGCCTCCTTACGGGTAATGTTAGCTTCGACAATGTTAGAGGTCGGTAACTATATTGAGAACACTTCCTTAACCCTTGTACAGATGTTTAATCCTCAATTTCTAGAGCAGGGAACTAGCTACGCATTCCCTGGTAGGTCTTTAAACTCCTGCCTCTAACGTAGTACTCAAAGTACTTAGTCTGGTCAACTGGACTCTTTCAAGCCCCCACTAGATTGCTCTTGTCTACGACACGCTCCGCGAAAGCAATTAGTGGTGGGTGGTTGACCTGTTATTGGTGTACACCGGGAATGACGACTACAGAATAGTTGACAATTCTGGCGAAACTTTCAGCTTCCAAACTCGCGCCACCCACTAAAGCGCCATCAATTTCTGGTTGAGCCATGATCTCATCAATATTATTTGGCTTGACTGAGCCGCCATATTGAATCGAAACATGAGGATTACTCAACTGACTACGAATTAAGCGAATGACTCGATTAGCTTCCGTAGATTCACAAGTATCACCTGTGCCAATTGCCCAAATTGGTTCATAAGCAATTACTAAATTATTTTGATCAATATCCACCAAGTCTTTTTCTAGCTGGCTGATAATCAGCGATTCCGTCTTTCCCCCATCCCGTTGTTCTTTAGTTTCGCCGACACAGAGAATTGGCGTCAAACCGTACTTTTGCGCCGCTTTTAGGCGTAAATTAACAGTTGCGTCTGTTTCGCCAAAATATTGGCGTCGTTCACTATGACCGACAATTACATAACGCACACCAATTTCTTTGAGCATGGGGCCAGAAATTTCACCCGTATAGGCTCCATTTTCTTCCCAGTGGACATTTTGCGCCCCCAGTTGTACACGGCTACCATGCAAACTCTGTGACAAAATATTTAAGTCAGTGAAGGGAGGGCACAATACAACCTCCCGATCTTGGGGGGTTTCCTCCAAGGTGGGCAGAAATCCTTGTAAAAACTCTTTGGACTCTGCCTGAGTTTTGAACATTTTCCAGTTACCGGCAATAACGATTTTCCGCACAGGTGATTTAGTCAAGTTCCTAACGCTACGAGATGCATTTTTCACTTTACTACTTTTTACGTCCCACCGGATTGGGGATTGGGGATTGGGGATTGGGAAGGTATAGTCACGAAATTATTTCTCTGTTAGACAATACGCGCTGGCTGTAGCAGCTTCCGTCAACCCTGTAGCAGCTTCCGCCTTCACGTTTGCGTGTTTCGCGCTGGCTGTAGCAGCTTCCGTCAACCCTGTAGCAGCTTCCGCCTTCACGTTTGCGTGTTTCGCGCAGACTGTAGCAGCTTCCGTCAACCCTGTAGCAGCTTCCGCCTTCACGTTTGCGTGTTTCGCGCAGACTGTAGCAGCTTCCGTCAACCCTGTAGCAGCTTCCGCCTTCACGTTTGCGTGTTTCGCGCAGACTGTAGCAGCTTCCGTCAACCCTGTAGCAGCTTCCGCCTTCATGTTACCGCAGGGGTGTGGACGGTTTTTTCATAACGTAGCTGTGAAACTTGAAAATCCGAGGTTTTCCCGATGTTTCTATCAGGAAGTTCCCCACATCGTGGAATTGAACATCTACCTTTTAATTCCTATGGAAATTCTCATCAATCTTCTGCTCAACCTTTTGATTATCTATTACTGCATAGTCGCTTTGATACGACTGTTTCAGTATATTCATTGCGAGTGGCAAACCTTCGTATCCAAGTTTACCAGCCGCCCACGGGGTAAAGTTTCTCGCTCATACCGCACTGACCCCAAAAATAGATACCTCCAAAGCGACTTGCTCATTCTGGTCAAAGGTGACGTAGCATTAGCCAAAAGACTTTTGGCACACCAGCGGCGAAAACAACCAGGGCAATCAGATAACTGGTACTTGGAAAAAGTGATCTACGACCTAGAGCGCGATCGCCGCTGACATGAGGGACTAACAAATTCAAAAATATCTCTGTAGCGAATAAACAAATGCCTCGAATGACTGACCAACTTCTGGGACAAGACTATTTATCGGATGCGTCTCGATACCATTCTCGCAGTTGCTGACGTACAATATTTTCCTTTTTGCCCAGTAGTTCTGCTAAAAAAAACTGAAACTGTTGTTAACCCGCTTGATTGGGTCATTACTATCCCAAAAGTCCACATTGCTAGTACAACTGCTTGAGGCTTTGTGAGATTTGGCATTTTTTCAATCATTTTTCTAGTCTATTCTCTTAATTCCTCACTTTTTATTACTTGCCTTCCCCTGATGCACCCTTAGATATTTTTGCTGAGGACAGTCAGATAAGTATTTTACCTGCTAAAACATACCTTTGTTAAATACCTACCCTTGAAAGACAATTGATCCCATTAGAGGGTGTTGCCTCAAAAAGCCTATAAAATCTTTGGGTGTGGGATCAGACCTACCATTCACCAGAAGAAAATACTTCTTCATGAAATATTTATATGGATTTGATTGACGACGCAGCCGATCACATTATTTAGTCGTGCCTCGAAAAGCCCATAAAATCTTTGGGTGAGGATTTTCAGACGAGATTGAGTCTGTGAGTCCCAGTTCAAGACTGCAACCTATTTCACTTCTGTTTTTTAGCTCTTTCCCCATTTGTCAACCTCTGCTAAAAATAACTAGGATCGCAACAGAGGTAAATCCAAAATCCAAGATTGACATGACTTCGACATTACCAGAACCACATCACAGCGACTCGCCCAATTGGTCCGAAGAACTAGATAGTGCCATTTTCAGCTTTGAAGACATTCAAACGGAACTCAATTATAAACAAGCACAAACGGCGCTGCGTAATTTGGTAGCCAGTCTCGACCTCAGCCCCCAAGAAAAAGCCGGCTTGGAAACCGAAATTACTGATTTAGCAACCATGCTCAGTAAATTAGACCGCATGGTGGTGCAAATTGCGGCTTTTGGGATGGTGGGACG
The Gloeotrichia echinulata CP02 DNA segment above includes these coding regions:
- the tpiA gene encoding triose-phosphate isomerase, with product MRKIVIAGNWKMFKTQAESKEFLQGFLPTLEETPQDREVVLCPPFTDLNILSQSLHGSRVQLGAQNVHWEENGAYTGEISGPMLKEIGVRYVIVGHSERRQYFGETDATVNLRLKAAQKYGLTPILCVGETKEQRDGGKTESLIISQLEKDLVDIDQNNLVIAYEPIWAIGTGDTCESTEANRVIRLIRSQLSNPHVSIQYGGSVKPNNIDEIMAQPEIDGALVGGASLEAESFARIVNYSVVVIPGVHQ